The proteins below are encoded in one region of Neofelis nebulosa isolate mNeoNeb1 chromosome 17, mNeoNeb1.pri, whole genome shotgun sequence:
- the HRC gene encoding sarcoplasmic reticulum histidine-rich calcium-binding protein: MGQRGPRVHTSLLWAALASLLLPPAMTQQLRGAGPGPSNWNNNAGVVGPSEDVSGEFGHPIHSHRGHGDEKEDVSTERESQFRSHRGHGEEDEDVSGGYSHGLRDHRYRDHEVREEDVPDEGVFTKHARQARGHRGHENEDVDDSAKHGHHFPSHRSHSHEDEGEVVSSKHHHHVIRHVHGGHGEEEDEDEEEGVVSTEYGHQAHRHQSHGKEEDEDVSEEHLHRVPSHGHRGHGEDDDDDDDDDDDDDVVSTEYGHHTHRHHSHGKEEDEDVSEEHPHRVSSHGHRGHGEEDDDDVDDDDDVVSTEYGHRTHRHQSHGKEEDEDVSEEHPHHVSSHGHRGHGEENDDDDDDDDVVSTEYRHHTHKHHNHGKEEDEDISEEHPHHVSSHRHRGHGEEDDDDDDDDDGDDDDVISTEYEHHTHRHHSHGKEEDEDISEEHPHHVRGHGHRGHGEEDDDDVDDDDDDVISTEYGHHTHRHHSHGKEEDEDISDEHHHHIPSHRHRGHREEDEEEDMSTEYGHQAHRHRGHGDKEDEEEDVSTEHWHQSPRHTHSLGEEEEEEEEEEEEITVKFSHHVASSQPQGHKSTEEEDFPDEYKSAVPDHHHHEVPKEEDADVSDKLGHQAPSHRQQGHQDEGIGHRGPIKDEISPQPPEDMGIKDRSHLRERDSKEEEEKEEGHSSHEEDDESSEQGEEHTRHGSLDQKDEEDEEEGHGLSLSQEEEEEEEEEEEEERREGKAEVQALLSQDHQEEEEEEEGLEEDELPFTIIPNPLARREVAGGGSSEEESGEDTGLQGDQEYGNYQPGSLCGYCSFCNRCTECENCHCDEENMGEHCDQCQHCQFCYLCPLVCETVCTPGSYVDYFSSSLYQALADMLETPEP; encoded by the exons ATGGGCCAACGTGGGCCACGGGTGCACACTTCTCTCCTCTGGGCCGCCCTGGCcagcctgctcctcccccctgccATGACCCAGCAGCTGagaggggctgggccaggccccaGCAACTGGAACAACAATGCAGGAGTCGTGGGGCCCTCGGAGGACGTGTCAGGTGAGTTTGGCCACCCCATCCACAGCCACAGAGGCCATGGAGATGAGAAGGAGGATGTTTCTACAGAGAGAGAGTCTCAATTCCGGAGCCACAGAGGCCACGGAGAAGAGGACGAAGATGTCTCCGGGGGATACAGTCATGGACTCCGAGACCACAGGTACCGAGACCACGAGGTCAGAGAGGAGGATGTCCCTGATGAGGGAGTCTTCACAAAGCATGCTCGGCAAGCCCGTGGGCACAGAGGTCATGAGAATGAAGATGTGGACGATTCAGCCAAGCATGGGCACCACTTCCCCAGCCACAGAAGCCACAGCCATGAGGACGAGGGTGAGGTTGTGTCCAGCAAGCATCACCATCATGTCATCAGGCATGTACATGGAGGCCACggagaggaggaggatgaagacGAGGAGGAAGGGGTTGTCTCCACGGAGTACGGACACCAGGCCCACAGGCACCAAAGCCACGGGAAAGAAGAGGATGAAGACGTCTCAGAAGAACATCTCCATCGTGTCCCCAGCCATGGACACCGAGGCCACGGAGaagatgacgatgatgatgatgatgatgatgatgatgatgatgtcgtCTCCACTGAGTACGGACACCACACCCACAGGCATCACAGCCATGGGAAGGAAGAGGATGAAGACGTCTCAGAAGAACATCCCCATCGTGTCTCCAGCCACGGACACCGAGGCCACGGAGAAGAAGATGACGacgatgttgatgatgatgatgatgtcgtCTCCACTGAGTACGGACACCGCACCCACAGGCACCAAAGCCACGGGAAAGAAGAGGATGAAGACGTCTCAGAAGAACATCCCCATCATGTCTCCAGCCACGGACACCGAGGCCACGGAGAAGAAAATgacgatgacgatgatgatgatgatgtcgtCTCCACTGAGTACAGACACCACACCCACAAGCATCACAACCATGGGAAGGAAGAGGATGAAGATATCTCAGAAGAACATCCCCATCATGTCTCCAGCCACAGACACCGAGGCCACGGAGAAGaagatgacgatgatgatgatgatgatgatggtgatgatgacgatgTCATCTCCACTGAGTATGAACACCACACCCACAGGCATCACAGCCACGGGAAGGAAGAGGATGAAGACATCTCAGAAGAACATCCCCATCATGTCCGAGGCCACGGACACCGAGGCCACGGAGAAGAAGATGACGacgatgttgatgatgatgatgacgatgtcATCTCCACTGAGTACGGACACCACACCCACAGGCATCACAGCCACGGGAAGGAAGAGGATGAAGACATCTCAGATGAACACCATCATCATATCCCCAGCCACAGACACCGAGGCCACAGAGaagaagatgaggaagaggatATGTCCACTGAGTATGGACACCAGGCCCACAGGCACCGAGGCCATGGAGACAaagaagatgaggaagaggatGTGTCCACTGAACACTGGCACCAGAGTCCCAGACATACTCACAGccttggagaggaggaggaggaggaggaggaggaggaagaggagatcACAGTCAAGTTCAGCCACCACGTTGCAAGCTCCCAACCCCAAGGCCACAAGAGCACTGAGGAAGAGGATTTTCCAGATGAATATAAATCAGCGGTCCCAGACCATCACCACCATGAGGTCCCCAAGGAGGAAGATGCGGACGTCTCTGACAAGCTTGGCCACCAGGCTCCCAGCCACAGGCAACAAGGCCACCAAGATGAAGGAATTGGCCATAGAGGACCCATCAAAGATGAGAttagcccccagcccccagaagACATGGGGATCAAGGATAGAAGccatttgagggagagagattctaaggaggaagaggagaaggaagaaggccaCAGCTCCCATGAAGAAGATGATGAAAGTTCAGAACAGGGAGAGGAGCACACCCGCCATGGCAGCCTGGACCAGAAGGATGAAGAAGATGAGGAGGAAGGTCACGGCCTCAGCCTgagtcaggaggaggaggaggaggaggaggaggaggaggaggaggagaggagggaagggaaggctgaGGTTCAGGCCCTTCTGAGCCAAGACCaccaagaggaggaagaggaggaggagggactggAGGAAGATGAGCTCCCCTTCACCATCATCCCTAACCCACTGGCCAGGAGGGAGGTGGCTGGAGGTGGCTCCAGTGAGGAGGAAAGCGGTGAGGACACTG GCCTGCAGGGCGACCAGGAGTACGGGAACTACCAGCCGGGGTCCCTGTGTGGCTACTGCTCTTTCTGCAAT AGATGTACTGAATGTGAGAACTGTCACTGTGACGAGGAGAACATGGGAGAGCACTGCGACCAGTGCCAG cACTGCCAGTTCTGCTACCTCTGCCCGCTGGTTTGCGAAACGGTCTGCACTCCAG GAAGCTACGTCGActatttctcctcctccctgtaCCA AGCCCTGGCGGACATGCTGGAAACTCCGGAACCCTGA